From a region of the Rhodococcus sp. 4CII genome:
- a CDS encoding acyl-CoA dehydrogenase family protein yields MTEFLATGQLPDEYQQLAKTVADFAKNVVAPVAAEHDANHTFPYEVVSGMADMGLFGLPFPEEYGGMGGDYFALCLALEELGKVDQSVAITLEAGVSLGAMPIYRFGNKEQKQEWLPQLTSGKSLAAFGLTEPGAGSDAGGTKTTAKFDSGEWIINGNKQFITNSGTDITKLVTVTAVTGSKDGKKEISTILVPTSTPGFTAEPAYNKVGWNASDTHPLTFSDVRVPEENLLGERGRGYANFLRILDEGRIAIAALSVGAAQGCVDESVKYAKEREAFGRPIGHNQAIAFKIARMEARAHTARTAYYDAAARMLSGKPFKKQAAIAKLVASEAAMDNARDATQIHGGYGFMNEYTVARHYRDSKILEIGEGTTEVQLMLIAREAGL; encoded by the coding sequence ATGACCGAATTCCTTGCCACCGGCCAGCTTCCCGACGAGTACCAGCAGTTGGCGAAGACCGTCGCCGACTTCGCCAAGAACGTGGTGGCACCGGTCGCGGCGGAACACGACGCCAACCACACCTTCCCGTACGAGGTGGTGTCGGGGATGGCCGACATGGGCCTGTTCGGCCTGCCGTTCCCGGAGGAGTACGGCGGAATGGGCGGCGACTATTTCGCCCTCTGCCTGGCACTCGAAGAGCTGGGCAAGGTCGATCAGAGTGTCGCCATCACCCTGGAGGCCGGCGTGTCGCTGGGCGCGATGCCGATCTACCGGTTCGGCAACAAGGAGCAGAAGCAGGAGTGGCTGCCGCAGCTGACGAGCGGCAAGAGCCTGGCCGCGTTCGGGCTCACCGAGCCGGGCGCCGGAAGCGACGCCGGCGGGACGAAGACCACCGCGAAGTTCGACAGCGGTGAATGGATCATCAACGGCAACAAGCAGTTCATCACCAACTCCGGTACCGACATCACCAAGCTCGTCACGGTCACCGCGGTGACGGGCTCGAAGGACGGCAAGAAGGAGATCTCCACCATCCTGGTGCCGACCTCGACGCCGGGCTTCACCGCGGAGCCGGCATACAACAAGGTCGGCTGGAATGCGTCCGACACGCATCCGCTGACCTTCTCGGACGTGCGGGTACCCGAGGAGAACCTGCTCGGTGAGCGGGGTCGCGGGTACGCGAACTTCCTGCGGATCCTCGACGAGGGCCGCATCGCCATCGCCGCGCTGAGTGTTGGTGCGGCCCAGGGATGCGTCGACGAGTCGGTCAAGTACGCGAAGGAACGTGAGGCGTTCGGACGGCCCATCGGACACAACCAGGCCATCGCGTTCAAGATCGCCCGCATGGAGGCGCGCGCCCACACCGCGCGCACGGCGTACTACGACGCCGCCGCCCGGATGCTGTCGGGCAAGCCGTTCAAGAAGCAGGCCGCCATCGCCAAACTCGTCGCCTCCGAGGCCGCGATGGACAACGCCCGGGACGCCACCCAGATCCACGGCGGTTACGGATTCATGAACGAGTACACCGTGGCGCGGCACTACCGCGACAGCAAGATCCTGGAGATCGGCGAGGGCACCACCGAGGTGCAGCTGATGCTCATCGCGCGGGAGGCGGGACTGTGA